One Fontisphaera persica DNA window includes the following coding sequences:
- the ftsH gene encoding ATP-dependent zinc metalloprotease FtsH has protein sequence MFDDDNNRKGDNEGERKGGDFKVSPRTWLVWIIILATIPLLMMLKERSDGVQQPLRRGEFFSLVRSNLIVEGTLVRDSQYDNMYEIIGKYRVERNGKAEEKTFVLKDVILSDADLQLLWETDKFATRKPNTVLTQLLVGVLPIVLIVALIYFFLIRQIRMAGRGALSFGKSKARMLNKEKNKTTFKDVAGVDEAKEEVQELVEFLRDPKKFQRLGGRIPKGILMIGAPGTGKTLLAKAIAGEADAAFFSISGSDFVEMFVGVGASRVRDMFEQARKNTPCLVFIDEIDAVGRSRGHGLGGGNDEREQTLNALLVEMDGFDTTEGIIIIAATNRPDVLDPALLRPGRFDRQIVINLPDVRGREAILKVHAKKVKLDPSVDLAVIARGTPGYSGAELANLLNEAALLAARAGKKSITMTELEEARVKVRWGRERRSLAMSEEEKRSTAWHEAGHALVNVLLPHTHPLHKVTIIPRGQSLGATMSLPREDTWSRRKKEMLAMISVIMAGRIAEEMYTGDVSTGAANDIQQATSIARAMVCQFGMSDKLGMIQYGEEDGYVFLGREMVRSKGYSEQTAREIDNEIKRIIDDCYKLAKDLIWQHRDKLEVIAQALLEYETLDGSQVEEIVRTGKFTPSDPQYRGSAPMGAQAETPAPEMAVPKPPTLPGLGSPAPAPA, from the coding sequence ATGTTTGACGACGACAATAATCGGAAGGGCGACAACGAGGGCGAGCGCAAGGGCGGGGATTTCAAGGTCTCGCCGCGGACGTGGCTGGTATGGATCATCATCCTGGCCACCATTCCACTTTTGATGATGCTCAAAGAGCGTTCCGATGGGGTGCAGCAACCTTTGCGGCGCGGGGAGTTTTTCTCCTTGGTCCGCAGCAATCTGATTGTGGAAGGCACGCTCGTGCGGGACTCGCAATACGATAACATGTATGAGATTATCGGCAAATACCGCGTGGAGCGCAACGGTAAGGCCGAGGAGAAAACTTTTGTCCTCAAAGACGTGATTCTCAGCGACGCGGATTTGCAACTGTTGTGGGAGACGGACAAGTTTGCGACGCGCAAGCCCAACACGGTGCTTACCCAGTTGCTGGTGGGCGTGCTGCCAATTGTTCTGATTGTGGCGCTGATTTATTTTTTCCTCATCCGCCAGATTCGCATGGCGGGGCGGGGGGCCTTGAGTTTTGGCAAGAGCAAGGCCCGGATGCTGAACAAGGAAAAGAACAAGACCACCTTCAAGGACGTGGCGGGAGTGGACGAGGCCAAGGAGGAGGTGCAGGAGCTGGTGGAGTTTTTGCGTGATCCCAAGAAGTTCCAACGCCTGGGCGGGCGGATCCCGAAGGGGATTCTGATGATTGGCGCCCCCGGCACCGGCAAAACATTGCTGGCCAAGGCCATTGCCGGCGAGGCCGATGCGGCTTTTTTCAGCATCAGCGGCTCGGATTTTGTGGAAATGTTTGTGGGGGTGGGCGCCAGCCGGGTGCGGGACATGTTTGAGCAGGCGCGCAAGAACACGCCGTGCCTGGTGTTTATTGACGAAATTGACGCGGTGGGCCGCAGCCGGGGGCATGGGCTGGGCGGCGGCAATGATGAGCGGGAACAAACGCTCAACGCGCTGCTGGTGGAGATGGATGGTTTTGATACGACAGAGGGCATCATCATCATTGCGGCCACCAACCGGCCGGACGTGTTGGATCCGGCCTTGTTGCGTCCGGGCCGTTTTGACCGGCAGATTGTGATAAATTTGCCGGACGTGCGGGGGCGTGAGGCGATTCTCAAGGTGCACGCCAAGAAGGTGAAGCTGGACCCCAGTGTGGATTTGGCGGTCATTGCCCGCGGCACGCCGGGTTATTCGGGGGCGGAGCTGGCGAATCTTCTGAACGAAGCCGCCCTGCTGGCGGCGCGGGCGGGCAAAAAATCCATCACCATGACCGAGCTGGAAGAAGCGCGGGTGAAGGTGCGGTGGGGCCGGGAGCGGCGCAGCCTGGCCATGAGTGAGGAGGAGAAGCGGAGCACGGCGTGGCACGAGGCGGGCCATGCGCTGGTGAATGTGCTTCTGCCGCACACGCATCCCTTGCACAAAGTGACCATCATACCCCGCGGGCAATCGCTGGGGGCCACGATGTCCCTGCCGCGGGAGGATACGTGGAGCCGCCGGAAAAAGGAGATGCTGGCCATGATTTCCGTGATTATGGCCGGGCGCATTGCGGAAGAAATGTACACCGGCGATGTCTCCACCGGGGCGGCCAATGACATTCAGCAGGCCACCAGCATTGCGCGGGCGATGGTGTGCCAGTTTGGGATGAGCGACAAACTGGGGATGATTCAATATGGCGAGGAGGACGGTTACGTTTTCCTGGGCCGGGAAATGGTGCGCAGCAAGGGATACAGTGAGCAGACGGCGCGCGAGATTGACAACGAGATTAAGCGCATCATTGATGATTGCTACAAACTGGCCAAGGATTTGATCTGGCAGCATCGTGACAAGCTGGAGGTGATTGCCCAGGCCCTGCTGGAATACGAAACGCTGGACGGCAGCCAGGTGGAGGAGATTGTGCGCACCGGCAAATTCACCCCTTCCGACCCGCAATACCGGGGCAGCGCGCCGATGGGCGCCCAGGCGGAAACACCCGCGCCCGAAATGGCGGTTCCCAAGCCGCCCACGCTGCCGGGGCTGGGTTCGCCGGCGCCGGCGCCCGCTTAG
- a CDS encoding DUF4404 domain-containing protein, protein MIQDTIAKIEARLASAEQLPEEKRRELMELVARLKEEVQTLSQTHADDARSIAQFAALSTHEATREEVKAPLLETSLRGLARSVQGFESSHPRLVDVVNRICTTLSNLGI, encoded by the coding sequence ATGATTCAAGACACGATTGCCAAAATCGAAGCCCGGCTGGCCTCCGCGGAGCAGTTGCCGGAGGAAAAACGCCGGGAATTAATGGAACTGGTGGCGCGGCTCAAGGAGGAAGTGCAAACGCTTTCCCAAACCCATGCAGATGACGCCCGGAGCATTGCGCAGTTTGCGGCGCTTTCCACGCATGAGGCGACGCGCGAGGAGGTGAAGGCGCCCTTGTTGGAGACTTCTTTGCGGGGCCTGGCGCGGTCGGTGCAGGGATTTGAATCCTCCCATCCCCGCCTGGTGGATGTGGTCAATCGCATTTGCACCACCCTTTCCAATCTGGGGATATAA
- a CDS encoding glycosyltransferase family 4 protein has translation MGLSVAFLTHEPFYPPSGGGSSEAIYLVRELVRRGHAVRLFCPQVEEPERVAREFQVRLEPFTRWKMGRYARWRNVKYLAFPWFLERQVADSLRAAPAQVVVSQHTIASVAAGRLKRRLGVAAIMNYLDFLTGFMEAWPPYMAPPFLLRRLERFEVTLPRRYGVDGVLAISDTMADHLAQAGYPRERICPIYFGYDSAVFPLRKAEDIPPAEKPVVVMHGSFDQHHLGPIALEGMTQIALRRPEVVFRFVGRETPSLLGFVHRLRLRAPQARVELTGFTPYPEVARHLHTASAGLVPYQETTGTHCAFVAKIVEYLGVGLPVVSTAIQSISRYFANEPLARFVPFEGTAFAEAVLQQLEMPRAQQMEWGQRASARVQRELDWQVISRRAVDFIEHTVAPTQGQAPRR, from the coding sequence ATGGGATTATCGGTTGCCTTTCTGACCCACGAGCCGTTTTACCCGCCCAGCGGGGGCGGCTCTTCCGAGGCGATTTATCTGGTGCGGGAGCTGGTGCGGCGCGGGCATGCCGTGCGGCTGTTTTGCCCGCAGGTGGAGGAGCCGGAGCGGGTGGCGCGGGAGTTTCAGGTGCGGCTGGAGCCGTTTACACGGTGGAAGATGGGACGATATGCGCGCTGGCGCAACGTCAAGTACCTGGCCTTTCCGTGGTTTTTGGAGCGGCAGGTGGCGGACAGTTTGCGGGCCGCGCCCGCCCAGGTTGTGGTATCTCAGCACACCATTGCCTCGGTGGCGGCGGGGAGGCTGAAGCGGCGGCTGGGGGTGGCCGCCATCATGAATTATCTGGATTTCCTGACGGGTTTCATGGAGGCCTGGCCGCCTTACATGGCGCCGCCGTTTCTGTTGCGGCGCCTCGAGCGCTTTGAGGTGACTCTACCCCGGCGCTATGGGGTGGATGGTGTTTTGGCCATCAGCGATACGATGGCTGACCATCTGGCGCAGGCAGGTTATCCCCGCGAACGCATTTGCCCCATTTATTTTGGTTATGACAGCGCAGTTTTTCCCTTGCGAAAGGCGGAGGACATCCCGCCTGCGGAAAAACCGGTGGTCGTGATGCATGGCTCGTTTGACCAGCATCATCTGGGGCCGATTGCGCTGGAGGGGATGACGCAAATTGCGCTGCGCCGGCCGGAGGTGGTCTTTCGCTTTGTGGGACGGGAAACGCCCAGTCTGTTGGGTTTTGTGCATCGTTTAAGGCTGCGGGCGCCGCAAGCCCGGGTGGAATTGACCGGCTTTACGCCTTACCCGGAGGTGGCGCGTCACTTGCACACGGCCAGTGCGGGATTGGTGCCCTACCAGGAGACCACCGGCACCCATTGCGCGTTTGTGGCCAAGATTGTGGAATACCTTGGGGTGGGCTTGCCGGTGGTGAGCACCGCCATACAGAGCATCAGCCGGTACTTTGCGAACGAGCCTCTGGCGCGGTTTGTGCCCTTTGAGGGAACGGCTTTTGCGGAGGCGGTGCTGCAACAACTGGAAATGCCCCGTGCACAACAGATGGAGTGGGGACAGCGGGCTAGCGCACGGGTGCAGCGGGAACTGGACTGGCAGGTTATCAGCCGCCGGGCGGTGGATTTCATTGAGCACACCGTAGCCCCGACCCAAGGCCAGGCCCCGCGGCGGTAA
- a CDS encoding DUF4405 domain-containing protein, translating into MTEVTPKPPKRPPFSWRALTSVLILAGFLVLVLSGIMLFVAPPGRVANWTNWTLLGFTKKQWTALHVCFSALFLIVSLVHLLLNWRPMLGYFKDRLAGRLGFRWEWASALALCAVIAVGTHYHWPPFTQLLAWNETVKESWESPGRRAPIPHAELLSLTELARQAGVEYEVATQRLQAAGIAVPAPEIKVEELAQRHNHSAQQIYDLMTATPQGRGKGRQGGGGGGGGGGGGGGMGWKTLAQFCLEENIALEQALQRLAQQNIQAATNQTLREIAVQNGFSRPYELLNILRGSASQ; encoded by the coding sequence ATGACTGAAGTAACACCAAAACCGCCAAAACGGCCGCCTTTTAGCTGGCGGGCGTTGACCTCTGTTTTAATTTTGGCCGGATTCCTGGTCCTCGTGCTCTCAGGCATCATGCTTTTCGTCGCGCCGCCGGGCCGGGTGGCCAATTGGACCAATTGGACCTTGCTGGGCTTCACCAAAAAGCAATGGACCGCCCTCCACGTCTGTTTTAGCGCCCTTTTCCTCATCGTCTCGCTCGTTCATCTTCTCCTCAACTGGCGGCCCATGCTCGGCTACTTCAAAGACCGCCTCGCAGGACGCTTGGGCTTTCGCTGGGAGTGGGCCTCCGCCCTGGCTCTTTGCGCCGTCATCGCGGTGGGCACTCATTACCACTGGCCCCCTTTCACCCAACTGCTGGCCTGGAATGAAACCGTCAAAGAAAGCTGGGAATCGCCGGGCCGCCGCGCCCCCATTCCCCATGCCGAACTGCTTTCCCTGACCGAACTGGCCCGGCAGGCGGGGGTGGAGTACGAAGTCGCTACCCAGCGCCTGCAAGCCGCTGGCATCGCCGTGCCTGCGCCGGAAATCAAGGTGGAAGAACTGGCGCAGCGTCACAACCATTCCGCCCAACAAATCTACGACCTGATGACCGCCACACCCCAAGGCCGGGGGAAAGGCCGTCAAGGCGGTGGGGGTGGCGGTGGCGGCGGCGGGGGCGGGGGTGGGATGGGGTGGAAAACCCTCGCGCAATTCTGTCTGGAAGAAAACATTGCGCTGGAGCAGGCCTTGCAGCGGTTGGCCCAGCAAAATATTCAGGCTGCCACCAACCAAACCTTGCGCGAAATTGCCGTGCAAAATGGCTTTTCCCGCCCCTACGAATTACTGAACATCCTGCGCGGCAGCGCCTCCCAATAA
- a CDS encoding prepilin-type N-terminal cleavage/methylation domain-containing protein — MVCPDNNRPVVPGPGRRGFTLIELLVVVAIIAILASMLLPALGRAKASGQRIQCVNNMRQLGLALKMYVDDNEGYYPPRARRERWTTRLFPYFNNLKLLVCPSDDMNPQTFGQGDNTAAQYPADAAPRSYIINGWNDYFKVNASNDWANYRAGTSTRVLSENAIKDPSQTIVFGEKEYDSGHYYMDYDMYDDILQLDQNKHMRTARNTQGGMSNYIWADYSARPLKFGQAFDPLNLWAITDLYRYAGMPPKP, encoded by the coding sequence ATGGTGTGCCCTGATAATAACCGTCCTGTCGTTCCCGGCCCCGGACGCCGGGGTTTCACCCTGATTGAGCTTCTGGTCGTGGTCGCCATCATTGCCATCCTGGCCAGCATGTTGCTCCCCGCTCTGGGGCGCGCCAAAGCCTCCGGCCAGCGCATCCAATGCGTCAACAACATGCGCCAGCTCGGCCTGGCCCTCAAAATGTATGTGGACGACAACGAAGGTTATTACCCGCCCCGCGCCCGGCGCGAGCGGTGGACCACCCGCCTGTTCCCTTATTTCAACAACCTCAAACTCCTGGTCTGCCCCAGCGATGACATGAATCCGCAGACCTTTGGCCAGGGCGACAACACCGCCGCGCAATATCCCGCCGACGCCGCCCCCCGGAGTTATATCATCAATGGCTGGAATGATTATTTCAAGGTGAACGCCTCCAACGACTGGGCCAACTACCGGGCAGGCACCTCGACCCGGGTGCTCAGCGAAAATGCCATCAAAGATCCCAGTCAGACCATCGTTTTTGGCGAAAAAGAATACGATTCCGGGCATTACTACATGGACTACGACATGTATGATGACATCCTCCAGCTTGACCAAAACAAGCACATGCGCACCGCCCGCAACACCCAGGGAGGCATGTCCAATTACATCTGGGCCGATTACAGCGCCCGCCCGCTCAAATTTGGCCAGGCATTTGACCCCCTGAATTTGTGGGCCATCACGGATCTCTACCGGTACGCGGGCATGCCGCCCAAACCCTGA
- a CDS encoding S8 family serine peptidase has protein sequence MKRAMRFLPALALMLTASALWLWWPSPPAPPAAVPPPAPIVHHARPVSTAEQSHANLPVTTAQTSRDPRYPHRLANTDKSIDALARQDHALLLRNALLDTTQPLSLPIPPTLKAGGEPGAFIVQARHQADAHFIAALKAAGVEPVSYIPNQAWLVRGDAAAAGRLEGHPQVQAVTAYEPYYKLEEELLASALSATPLPSRMTLHVVLFPGVEQTGRDALSRLGAEVLREQPTPFGPQITVQLPADRLAEAARLPEVQAIEKARARKRANDLARVTSSVAPNSTSSGNYLGLTGAGITVGINDTGVDGNHPALQGRVFGATTDADGHGTHIAGSIAGDGTGSPLSVTPPGSTNGAVMRGMAPAARLFSQYALFDYFSDTLLQENTARTNILISNNSWYYEDAYSYNFSSASFDAATRDALPGKPGDQPVLFVFAAGNDGGGTADGQGGGPGTILAPGTAKNVITVGSLEQKRFITNQVVLNDITNRLWLGHTDSSVEVAAHSSRGNVSPGQEGEHGRFKPDVVAPGEFVISCRSSGWQSPTNAGGGFVNNFYNVTIPAGVTNEFSIGVPDSATRLRIRIVPNPSSPNPMPALPIFVNRGTNTTPADFRGVNDVTVTVTGGADQYFYAIGNPTLYPVTFDLTVIVGTALDLGTYFQELAQLNAALGDLYRYESGTSMAAGMVSGILALMQEYFEKTLRRTNSPALMKALIINGARSLPDYDLNTRSFINYQGWGVVNLTNSIPTVPAALFDQATNRILTTGDSQAWTITLSTAAQTQPLRVTLAWTDPPGNPVASLKLVNDLDLIVSNNITHQVYFGNNFESDSDFTTPVVATNQAGSNVLAALQADFVNNVENVIVREPTGGSFTVIVRARRVNVNAVTSFTNGIGQDYALVISSDARNDANAIQVTEAPIVADPAPILIGLTNGQALMRQRIGANPPLAPTTNGVPNQWNFYVFTNSAIGTNAAGTNLAFLTFIPPNLGRPRALDADIDLYVSTDPSLTNLNPGAIASALKSTRRGGNEAIVITNAPQGQVYYVGVKSEDQQAAEYGLFASSSNNPFSQRDQEGNLIVQGLSVNVEVPDGMPDDPQGAMVFAIATEPITIRRVVVTNVITHENLGDLIGILSHAGEAGDEFVVLNNHTFGDDMVPPSPVTYTFIYDDSDEGDIDNSRFTQGPGSLRDFIGEEGQGMWMLTMVDNALHHTGVVNSLTLRLEPAMEMTNDLGYTYTDFWVQPGAYHYEPINVPPGVTNVSFTVSIIEGPNVAFDLYVRRGAPPTLLDYDKSLSITPPGGQMDLSIYDSPPLTAGLWVAGIYNPSPNRIKVRLGVALGRNLNADPFQAFLPGIARALVDDVTTNSTVYVPQNRLVADVMVDVRLDHPRVADLVLTLVSPSQTRILLMENRGGPLATNIGSGYLVTNYLAPQQFWDTPDPITNIITITQTVGTLKIDYDFLDIPDNLRVYYQGRLIFDSGFINGAGTLLVDYGPGTDTNLVVVMNQENGNFGTAWYYTPTVMSGRYYYLSFTENTNLTTTPIKFLPPPYDSSAILDTNGVPVTNRLFVLPEESLNQLIGETSQGFWRLEIWDRLGGNPVTDAQLLDWRLNLAFVNTNLLANALTNGIPITATVAGGQTLYFVVDVPAVATMATNALATVNGSGLLDLVFNQIGIPDTNTPGTVVLLNDVQNGVAVLDALGFSNPQMIPGLRYYLGVRNESPGTTNTFTLTVSFNLPVLTSGGPPMGGILGPNALTYFEVTLPPDASAGVFMLMPLDGNVDLLLSRAPAYPTPGSFDYSSVSASTNSELIIVSNAPVAGKWNIAVYNPGATPVNYLLQVNHLTGGFSSAPGPGYLLGFASAPRITAGHVVLEYLAAAGVRYVLESSTNLQDWQPVAPPLARQVTPYPKAPWYRVFLSLPAPENTGPGLPEGRFYRLRTADP, from the coding sequence ATGAAACGTGCCATGAGATTCCTGCCGGCCTTGGCCTTGATGCTCACCGCATCAGCGCTATGGCTGTGGTGGCCATCGCCACCCGCTCCCCCCGCAGCGGTGCCGCCACCCGCCCCCATAGTTCACCATGCCCGCCCAGTTTCAACTGCGGAGCAAAGCCACGCAAATCTTCCCGTCACCACCGCGCAGACGTCACGAGACCCCCGCTACCCCCATCGGCTGGCGAACACTGACAAATCCATTGATGCCCTCGCCCGCCAGGACCACGCCCTTTTGCTGCGCAACGCTCTGTTGGACACCACTCAGCCGCTGAGCCTGCCCATTCCCCCCACTTTGAAGGCCGGCGGTGAACCCGGCGCTTTCATCGTTCAAGCCCGCCACCAAGCCGACGCACATTTTATCGCTGCTCTGAAAGCGGCTGGTGTCGAGCCCGTCTCCTACATCCCCAACCAGGCCTGGCTGGTGCGGGGCGATGCCGCCGCCGCCGGCCGCCTTGAAGGGCATCCTCAAGTACAGGCGGTCACAGCCTATGAGCCCTATTACAAATTGGAGGAAGAGTTGCTCGCCAGCGCACTATCCGCCACTCCCCTGCCTTCAAGGATGACTTTGCACGTGGTTTTATTTCCCGGCGTGGAGCAAACGGGACGCGACGCCTTGAGCCGCCTGGGCGCCGAGGTATTACGCGAACAACCCACTCCCTTTGGCCCGCAAATCACGGTGCAGCTTCCCGCCGACCGCCTGGCCGAAGCCGCTCGTTTGCCTGAAGTGCAAGCCATTGAAAAAGCCCGTGCCCGCAAACGCGCCAATGACCTGGCCCGCGTCACCTCCTCCGTGGCCCCCAACTCCACCTCCTCCGGTAATTACCTTGGCCTCACGGGCGCCGGCATCACCGTCGGCATCAATGACACGGGCGTGGATGGCAATCACCCAGCCCTGCAAGGCCGTGTTTTCGGCGCCACCACGGACGCCGATGGACACGGCACTCATATCGCCGGCTCCATCGCGGGAGATGGCACCGGCAGCCCTCTTTCGGTCACCCCCCCCGGCTCCACCAACGGCGCGGTGATGCGCGGCATGGCCCCCGCAGCCCGGCTCTTTTCCCAATATGCCTTGTTTGATTATTTCTCGGATACTCTGTTGCAGGAGAACACCGCGCGCACCAACATCCTGATTTCCAATAATAGCTGGTATTACGAAGACGCCTATTCCTACAACTTCTCCAGCGCCAGCTTCGACGCCGCCACCCGCGATGCCCTGCCCGGCAAGCCCGGAGACCAGCCCGTGCTCTTTGTATTTGCCGCCGGCAATGACGGCGGCGGCACGGCCGACGGTCAGGGAGGCGGCCCCGGCACCATTCTCGCCCCCGGCACCGCCAAGAATGTCATCACGGTGGGCAGCCTCGAACAAAAGCGATTTATCACCAACCAGGTGGTGCTTAACGACATCACCAACCGCCTGTGGCTCGGCCATACCGACAGCTCCGTCGAAGTGGCCGCACACTCCAGCCGTGGCAATGTCTCCCCCGGCCAGGAGGGCGAGCATGGACGCTTCAAGCCGGACGTAGTAGCCCCGGGCGAATTTGTCATCTCCTGCCGCTCCAGCGGCTGGCAATCGCCCACCAACGCCGGTGGCGGCTTCGTCAATAACTTCTACAACGTCACCATCCCTGCTGGCGTGACTAATGAGTTCAGCATCGGCGTGCCCGATTCCGCCACCCGCTTGCGCATTCGCATCGTCCCCAATCCCTCCTCGCCCAATCCCATGCCCGCCCTGCCCATCTTTGTGAATCGCGGCACCAACACCACCCCCGCCGATTTCCGCGGCGTCAATGATGTGACCGTGACCGTTACCGGCGGGGCCGACCAGTACTTTTACGCTATCGGCAATCCCACCTTGTACCCGGTGACCTTTGACCTGACGGTCATCGTCGGCACCGCCCTGGACCTGGGTACCTATTTCCAGGAATTGGCTCAGCTCAACGCCGCCCTGGGTGATTTATACCGCTATGAATCCGGCACCAGCATGGCGGCCGGGATGGTTTCAGGCATTTTAGCTTTGATGCAGGAATACTTTGAGAAAACCCTGCGACGCACCAACAGCCCAGCCCTGATGAAAGCCCTGATTATCAACGGTGCCCGCTCCCTGCCGGATTACGACCTCAACACCCGCAGTTTCATCAATTACCAAGGGTGGGGCGTGGTCAATCTGACCAACAGCATCCCCACTGTGCCGGCGGCTCTGTTTGACCAGGCCACCAACCGCATCCTCACCACTGGCGACAGCCAGGCATGGACGATAACCCTTTCGACCGCTGCCCAAACTCAACCGCTGCGGGTGACACTGGCCTGGACCGACCCGCCGGGCAATCCAGTGGCCAGTCTCAAACTGGTCAACGACCTGGACCTCATCGTCAGCAACAACATCACCCACCAGGTTTACTTCGGAAATAATTTTGAGTCCGACAGCGATTTCACCACCCCGGTGGTGGCCACCAACCAGGCCGGCTCCAACGTCCTTGCCGCACTCCAGGCTGATTTTGTCAACAACGTCGAAAATGTCATCGTCCGCGAGCCCACCGGTGGCAGTTTCACGGTCATCGTGCGCGCCCGGCGCGTCAACGTGAACGCAGTGACCAGTTTCACCAACGGCATTGGGCAGGATTACGCGCTGGTCATTTCCAGTGATGCCCGCAATGATGCCAATGCCATACAGGTCACCGAGGCCCCCATCGTAGCTGACCCGGCACCCATTCTGATTGGCCTGACCAACGGCCAGGCCCTCATGCGCCAGCGCATCGGCGCCAATCCACCCCTGGCCCCCACCACCAATGGTGTGCCCAATCAATGGAACTTCTATGTCTTCACCAACAGCGCCATTGGCACCAACGCTGCCGGCACCAATCTGGCCTTCCTGACCTTTATTCCGCCCAATCTGGGCCGACCGCGCGCCCTGGACGCCGACATTGATTTGTACGTGAGCACCGACCCCTCTCTCACTAATCTGAATCCAGGCGCCATTGCCTCCGCCCTGAAATCCACCCGCCGAGGAGGCAATGAGGCCATCGTGATTACCAATGCGCCGCAAGGCCAGGTGTATTATGTGGGCGTTAAAAGCGAGGACCAACAAGCCGCCGAATACGGCCTGTTTGCCAGCTCCAGCAACAATCCTTTCTCCCAGCGCGACCAGGAAGGCAACCTCATCGTCCAAGGTTTGAGCGTCAATGTGGAAGTGCCTGACGGCATGCCCGATGACCCCCAAGGCGCCATGGTCTTTGCCATTGCCACCGAACCCATCACCATCCGGCGGGTCGTAGTGACCAACGTCATCACCCACGAGAACTTGGGGGATTTGATTGGCATCCTCAGCCATGCAGGCGAAGCCGGTGATGAATTCGTCGTGCTGAATAACCATACCTTTGGCGATGACATGGTGCCGCCCTCACCGGTGACCTATACCTTCATCTACGACGACAGCGACGAGGGAGACATAGACAACAGCCGTTTCACCCAAGGGCCGGGCAGCCTCCGTGATTTCATTGGTGAGGAAGGCCAGGGCATGTGGATGCTGACCATGGTGGATAACGCCCTCCACCACACCGGCGTCGTCAACAGCCTCACCCTGCGCCTCGAACCCGCCATGGAAATGACCAACGACCTCGGCTACACCTACACCGATTTCTGGGTGCAACCCGGCGCCTACCATTACGAACCCATCAACGTCCCGCCCGGCGTCACGAATGTCTCCTTTACCGTTTCCATCATCGAAGGCCCCAACGTCGCCTTTGATTTGTATGTCCGCCGCGGCGCCCCGCCCACCCTCTTGGACTATGACAAATCGCTCTCCATCACCCCGCCCGGCGGGCAAATGGATTTGAGCATCTACGACTCGCCCCCCTTGACGGCCGGTTTGTGGGTGGCCGGCATCTACAATCCCAGCCCCAATCGCATCAAAGTTCGGCTTGGCGTGGCCTTGGGCCGCAATCTCAACGCCGACCCTTTTCAGGCCTTTCTGCCGGGCATTGCGCGCGCCTTGGTGGACGACGTTACCACCAACTCCACGGTGTATGTGCCGCAAAACCGTCTGGTTGCTGATGTCATGGTGGACGTGCGCCTGGACCATCCGCGGGTGGCGGACCTGGTGTTGACGCTCGTCAGCCCCAGCCAGACGCGCATTCTCTTGATGGAAAACCGCGGCGGCCCGCTGGCCACTAATATCGGCTCAGGCTATCTGGTCACTAACTATCTGGCGCCCCAGCAGTTCTGGGATACCCCAGACCCCATCACCAATATCATCACCATCACCCAGACCGTGGGGACCTTGAAGATTGACTATGACTTTCTGGATATCCCGGACAATTTGCGTGTGTACTATCAGGGCCGCTTGATCTTCGACTCCGGCTTCATCAACGGCGCCGGCACCCTGCTGGTGGATTACGGCCCGGGCACGGATACCAATCTGGTGGTGGTCATGAACCAGGAAAACGGAAACTTTGGCACCGCCTGGTATTACACGCCGACGGTCATGAGCGGCCGCTACTATTACCTGAGTTTCACGGAAAACACCAACCTCACCACTACCCCCATCAAGTTCCTTCCGCCACCTTATGATTCCAGTGCAATTCTGGATACCAATGGCGTGCCCGTCACCAACCGCCTCTTCGTTTTGCCCGAAGAATCGCTGAATCAACTCATCGGTGAAACTTCGCAGGGATTCTGGCGATTGGAAATATGGGACCGGCTCGGCGGCAACCCCGTCACTGATGCTCAATTGCTCGATTGGCGGCTGAATCTGGCCTTTGTCAATACCAACCTCCTGGCCAATGCCCTTACCAATGGCATCCCCATTACAGCAACGGTCGCGGGCGGACAAACCTTGTATTTCGTGGTGGATGTGCCCGCCGTGGCCACCATGGCCACCAATGCACTGGCCACTGTCAATGGCTCCGGTTTGCTGGATTTGGTATTCAACCAAATCGGCATCCCCGACACCAACACCCCCGGCACCGTGGTTTTGTTAAACGACGTTCAAAACGGCGTGGCGGTGCTCGATGCCCTCGGATTCAGCAATCCCCAGATGATTCCCGGCTTGCGCTACTACCTCGGCGTCCGCAACGAAAGTCCGGGCACCACCAACACCTTCACGCTTACCGTCAGCTTCAACCTCCCGGTGCTTACCTCCGGCGGTCCCCCCATGGGGGGCATCCTCGGCCCCAACGCCCTCACCTATTTTGAAGTCACTCTCCCACCCGATGCCTCTGCCGGGGTGTTCATGCTCATGCCACTCGACGGTAACGTGGACCTGCTCTTGTCCCGGGCACCCGCCTACCCCACGCCGGGCAGCTTTGATTACAGCTCCGTCAGCGCCAGCACCAATAGCGAGCTGATTATCGTCAGCAACGCGCCTGTGGCCGGCAAATGGAATATCGCCGTCTATAATCCGGGCGCCACGCCCGTCAACTACCTCCTCCAAGTCAATCACCTCACCGGCGGCTTTAGCAGCGCGCCGGGGCCGGGTTACCTGCTGGGTTTCGCCAGTGCCCCTCGTATCACCGCCGGCCATGTTGTCCTGGAGTACCTCGCTGCCGCCGGTGTGCGCTACGTCCTGGAAAGCTCCACTAATTTGCAGGACTGGCAGCCGGTGGCCCCGCCTCTGGCACGTCAAGTCACCCCCTATCCCAAGGCGCCCTGGTATCGTGTCTTCCTGAGCCTGCCCGCGCCGGAAAATACGGGCCCCGGCCTCCCTGAAGGCCGCTTCTACCGCCTGCGTACGGCCGACCCGTAA